GCCCCCACCTTCGCCATGCGCGAGATAGAGCTGGACCCCGGCGGCCGCACGCCGTACCACTCCCACCCCTGGGAGCACGAGGTGTACGTTCTGGAAGGGACCGGCGTGGTCGCGGGGAAGGGCGGGGAGACCCCCCTCGGGCCGGGGAGCGTGGTTTTCATCCCCGGCGGCGAGGAGCACAACTTCAAAAACACCGGCCGGGTGACGCTGCGCTTCCTGTGCCTCATCCCCCACCCCCCGGCG
The bacterium DNA segment above includes these coding regions:
- a CDS encoding cupin domain-containing protein is translated as MLIRRRVDVQQDVVTETGAEGAHIRWLIAKGDGAPTFAMREIELDPGGRTPYHSHPWEHEVYVLEGTGVVAGKGGETPLGPGSVVFIPGGEEHNFKNTGRVTLRFLCLIPHPPA